In the Azospirillum formosense genome, one interval contains:
- a CDS encoding response regulator transcription factor: MQSVSIFLIDANKLFREGMKALFSEGEFRITKEAASFSDVPPPGMMEGDTPELIMMDPASANGTVQAVTVLREQYPSARLVLLASHLDAQEMANAIQAGADAFLMKDISPAALAQSLRLVMIGEKVFPTHLAALLITGKAGANTSANGPTAAKGLSQRETQILERLLQGDSNKMIANHLNITEATVKVHLKSLLRKINASNRTQAAIWALENGFGGKVEKPMEAVA; this comes from the coding sequence ATGCAATCGGTCTCCATCTTTCTGATCGACGCCAACAAACTTTTCCGCGAAGGCATGAAGGCCCTCTTCTCGGAAGGGGAGTTCCGCATCACGAAAGAGGCCGCCAGTTTCAGCGACGTACCGCCGCCGGGCATGATGGAGGGCGACACGCCCGAACTGATCATGATGGACCCGGCTTCCGCTAACGGCACGGTCCAGGCCGTCACCGTCCTGCGGGAGCAGTATCCGAGCGCGCGGCTCGTCCTTCTGGCCAGCCACCTCGACGCCCAGGAAATGGCCAACGCCATCCAGGCCGGCGCCGACGCCTTCCTGATGAAGGACATTTCCCCGGCCGCGCTGGCGCAGTCGCTGCGTCTGGTGATGATCGGCGAAAAGGTCTTCCCGACCCATCTCGCCGCCCTCCTCATCACCGGCAAGGCCGGCGCCAACACCAGCGCCAACGGCCCGACCGCGGCCAAGGGCCTGTCGCAGCGCGAGACGCAGATCCTGGAGCGGCTGCTGCAGGGTGACAGCAACAAGATGATCGCCAATCATCTGAACATCACCGAAGCGACGGTGAAGGTTCACCTGAAGAGCCTGTTGCGCAAGATCAACGCCTCCAACCGCACCCAGGCCGCCATCTGGGCGCTGGAGAACGGCTTCGGCGGCAAGGTCGAAAAGCCGATGGAAGCCGTCGCCTAA
- a CDS encoding DUF6655 family protein has translation MPRNRPMILAALAATAALAAGCTDVKESLPSRTATEQLLISSAADNAANRLRLDLPADKRAFLDTGNFDGTDAKYAASAIKESLLRQGVRLVPDRAAADTIIEIRLGALSVNQSKTVLGIPPITLPGAITLPEASVYSSTENQAVAKFSAFAYDNQSGALVASTEPAYGLSGEQSYRAMTLFSWRTSPPYPEDTN, from the coding sequence ATGCCCCGCAACAGACCGATGATCCTTGCAGCGCTGGCGGCCACCGCGGCCCTGGCCGCCGGATGCACCGATGTGAAGGAAAGCCTTCCGTCCCGGACCGCCACCGAACAGCTTCTGATCTCCAGCGCCGCCGACAACGCCGCCAACCGCCTGAGGCTGGACCTGCCGGCGGACAAGCGCGCCTTCCTCGACACCGGCAATTTCGACGGCACCGACGCCAAGTACGCCGCCAGCGCGATCAAGGAATCGCTGCTGCGCCAGGGCGTCCGCCTCGTCCCCGACCGGGCCGCCGCCGACACGATCATCGAGATCCGGCTGGGCGCCCTGTCGGTGAACCAGAGCAAGACGGTGCTGGGCATTCCCCCGATCACCCTGCCCGGTGCGATCACGCTGCCGGAAGCGTCGGTCTACAGCTCCACCGAGAACCAGGCGGTCGCCAAATTCTCCGCCTTCGCCTACGACAACCAGAGCGGCGCCCTGGTCGCCTCGACGGAGCCGGCCTACGGCCTGTCGGGGGAGCAGAGCTACCGGGCGATGACGCTGTTCTCCTGGCGCACCTCGCCCCCCTACCCCGAAGACACCAACTGA
- a CDS encoding GAF domain-containing protein has protein sequence MGDRKAERDSGGVHGSERLLLAQKTALERAIGGAGLDEALAPLVRAGAERFDARAAIVLVSEGGLTLRFAAAAGLPDSYARAMDGAAIGPETFSCGLAVHSGERVVVENVALDSRWAPYHALAREHGIAASWSTPIRAASGAVLGAFTIHHATPRVPGPQDLEWVDRLTHTAALLIERDRTERERQSSEALLSSVLEHLPVGVAVYDTQGRITRSNRLMRDYTNGSLPSADDQEAQRWRAFHPDGRPVERKDFSGARALRGEIVVPGMDFLHRAADGTEHWTRVSAAPLRDGGGRITGVVVVVSDIDAEKRAAQGLAAALDEARRSELVAHEMSHRIMNSFQLLHGLVSMQTATVTDPAARKAVEQAFSRIQAMALVQRRLFEATRNDLATLDAADYLQRLGESLTGAFIDSGRCTLVIDAAHGIPMPAAQASSMGLIVTELVLNALKHAFGAQQQGTVTVRFEACGDDRRLTVTDDGGGLPDGAGMVKPAGSGQGMGQGMGMTLVHGLVRQLGGTLEIDRPDQGGRPGTRFVLTFPA, from the coding sequence TTGGGCGACCGGAAGGCGGAGCGGGACAGTGGCGGCGTCCACGGATCGGAACGGCTGCTGCTCGCCCAGAAGACCGCCCTGGAGCGGGCGATCGGCGGCGCCGGGCTGGACGAGGCACTGGCCCCGCTGGTGCGGGCGGGCGCCGAACGGTTCGACGCGCGGGCGGCCATCGTCCTGGTGAGCGAGGGCGGCCTCACATTGCGCTTCGCCGCGGCGGCGGGCCTGCCGGACTCCTACGCGCGGGCGATGGACGGGGCCGCGATCGGCCCTGAAACCTTCTCCTGCGGGCTGGCCGTCCACAGCGGGGAGCGGGTGGTGGTCGAGAACGTCGCGCTGGACTCGCGCTGGGCGCCTTACCACGCGCTGGCCCGGGAACACGGCATCGCCGCCAGCTGGTCCACCCCGATCCGCGCCGCCAGCGGCGCGGTGCTGGGCGCCTTTACCATTCATCATGCCACCCCTCGCGTCCCCGGCCCGCAGGACCTGGAATGGGTGGATCGACTGACCCACACCGCCGCCCTGCTGATCGAACGGGACCGGACGGAGCGCGAGCGCCAGTCCAGCGAGGCGCTGCTGTCCTCCGTGCTGGAGCATCTTCCCGTCGGTGTCGCGGTCTACGACACGCAGGGGCGCATCACCCGCAGCAACCGGCTGATGCGCGACTACACCAACGGTTCCCTGCCGTCCGCCGACGACCAGGAAGCGCAGCGTTGGCGCGCCTTCCACCCCGACGGGCGACCGGTCGAGCGCAAGGATTTCTCGGGTGCGCGCGCCTTGCGGGGCGAGATCGTGGTGCCCGGCATGGACTTCCTGCACCGCGCCGCCGACGGGACGGAGCACTGGACGCGCGTGTCGGCCGCCCCGTTGCGCGACGGCGGCGGGCGGATCACCGGCGTGGTCGTCGTGGTCAGCGACATCGACGCGGAGAAGCGGGCGGCGCAGGGCTTGGCCGCGGCGCTCGACGAGGCCCGCCGCAGCGAGCTGGTGGCCCACGAGATGAGCCACCGCATCATGAACAGCTTCCAGCTTCTGCACGGGCTGGTGTCGATGCAGACCGCCACGGTCACCGACCCGGCGGCGCGCAAGGCGGTGGAGCAGGCCTTCTCGCGAATCCAGGCGATGGCGCTGGTGCAGCGCCGCCTGTTCGAGGCGACGCGCAACGACCTCGCCACGCTCGACGCGGCCGACTATCTGCAACGGCTGGGAGAAAGCCTGACCGGCGCCTTCATCGATTCGGGCCGCTGCACGCTGGTCATCGACGCCGCGCACGGAATCCCGATGCCCGCCGCGCAGGCCTCGTCCATGGGGCTGATCGTGACGGAGCTGGTGCTGAACGCCCTGAAGCACGCCTTCGGCGCGCAACAGCAGGGGACGGTGACGGTCCGCTTCGAAGCCTGCGGAGACGACCGGCGGCTGACGGTGACCGACGACGGGGGAGGCCTGCCGGACGGCGCCGGCATGGTGAAGCCCGCCGGGTCGGGGCAGGGTATGGGGCAGGGCATGGGGATGACGCTGGTGCACGGTCTGGTGCGCCAGCTCGGCGGAACGCTGGAGATCGACCGCCCCGATCAGGGCGGCCGCCCCGGAACCCGCTTCGTTCTGACCTTTCCAGCCTGA
- a CDS encoding VanZ family protein translates to MTFRPFPLLWRRLAFGTLLGLMGIAFWAALQPRLAPSGLYGFDKLVHAGAFGLLTLLGLLASASRRAAVLAVLAVFALGAAIEVAQSFVPGREASLSDLAGDAVGIALGIMTVRLGHRTVQRARRPRHGIVTQPAAFASLPE, encoded by the coding sequence ATGACGTTCCGCCCATTTCCCCTTCTCTGGCGCCGGCTGGCGTTCGGCACCCTGCTCGGCCTGATGGGAATCGCCTTCTGGGCGGCGCTGCAACCGCGGTTGGCGCCCAGCGGCCTTTACGGCTTCGACAAGCTGGTGCACGCCGGGGCCTTCGGGCTCCTGACCCTGCTCGGCCTCCTGGCCAGCGCCAGCCGGCGCGCCGCCGTCCTGGCGGTGCTGGCGGTTTTCGCGCTCGGCGCCGCCATCGAGGTGGCGCAATCCTTCGTCCCGGGACGCGAGGCCAGCCTGTCCGATCTGGCCGGGGACGCCGTGGGAATCGCCCTGGGAATCATGACCGTCCGGCTGGGACATCGCACCGTCCAACGCGCGCGCCGCCCGCGCCATGGAATAGTCACGCAACCCGCGGCGTTTGCGTCCTTACCGGAGTGA